GCCGACAATGTTCAGCACAGCCAGCGGCTTGGCGCCCATGGCGTAAATATCACTCAGTGAGTTGGCCGCAGCAATCTGCCCGAACATATAGGGATCATCAACAATAGGGGTGAAAAAGTCGACGGTCTGAACCAAGGCCAACTCGTCTGTCAGCCGGTAAACGCCGGCATCATCAGAGGTATCCAGACCCACAAGCAGATTGGGATCAGGAATCGTTGCTGGCAGATGACGCAACACGTGCGCCAGGTCCTCAGGACCAATTTTGCACCCTCATCCACCCTTGGAGGAAAGGGCGGTTAATTTCACTTTTCCATCCGCCACACCGCTCACTCCTTTCACGCTTAGATTTACACACCCTGGTTGGGCAGCAGCCATCCATAAGATCAGGCTGACCTCCACCTTCTCCCTCTGCCGTCACCCCCTTGCAACCTCTGCTGGCCGGACAAAGTGGCTTCTTTACACCAGGGAGAAGAGCGGGCTTTTCTTCATCAGCCACGAAGCCAGTTCAGAATTTAACAGCAGAGTCTGGCCCGTTTCCCAAGGCAGAAAGAAGAGGACGTGAACCATGAGAAAGACCACAATGGCCATTTGTAAAGCGCCGACCAAAAGTCCCAGACTCCGGTTCGCCAAATTGAGGCCAGGCAAGCGGCTGATGCCATCTAAGATGCGAAAAATCACATGTAAAACAAGTTTGGTGGTGAAAAACAAGAGGATAAAGGCTAAGGCCCCGTAGAAAATACCCTCTGCATTTAGCACAGCCAGCCAGATCCATTCTCCCTCCAGCTGACTGAGTGGATAGGGGATCCACTCTTTCAGGAGAGGTTCCAGTTGTCCCTTGTAGCGGAAAGCCACAATAACAGCGACAATAAAACTGACCAGCCTGGCTGTGTGCATAATAAATCCTCGCCGGTACCCTATCACCATGCCGATGAACAACAGACCGACAATGATGAAATCCAGTATGTTCATGTCTGCTTACCCCTTGTTTCAGCCTCAATCAATTTGATCAGATCTTCATACTCCTGCTGCAGTTTAAAATATTCATCCGCCAGGTTAACAGCGGTTAAAACCGCCGTTTTAGTTGTATCTAATGAGGGATTTTTAGCGGACAGCTCTCTCATCTTTTCATCAACATAGTGAGCAACCTCCTTCATATACGCCTCGGAGGCTTCTCCTTTTAACGTATATTTTTGGCCGAAAATCTCCACGGTTACTTTCCTCACCGGATCTTTTCGCACTAAAAATCCCTCCCAACCTCTGCTTTTTCTATCTTAACATGGCGCCCCATTCTTCGGCCAGTCTCTCAACAATGCGTTGATGAACCTCTTGCACCTCTTCATCCGTCAAAGTGCGTTCGGGATCAAGATAAGTGAGGGAGAAAGCGATGCTCTGCTTGCCTGCCTCAATCCCTTCTCCTGTATACACATCAAAGACATGGACATGTTTCAGGAGCGGAGCCCCTGCGTCCTTGATTGTGCTCAACAGGTCACCAGCAATCACCTCTTGGGCAACCACCACCGCCAAATCCCGCTGAATGCTGGGGAATTTGGGCAAGGGATCGAAAGTGACCTGACCGGGCAGGTGCTTGAACAACCGCTCGATATCCAGTTCAAAGGCGTACACCTCATTTAATTCCAATTGCCGTTCCACATGAGGGTGGATTTGGCCCACAAAGCCGATGCGCTCCCCACCAATCACCATTTCCGCTGTCCGTCCAGGATGATAGTGTTCCCGCTCCACTGCTTTAAACTGAACACCCTGGATGCCTAACTTATGCAGCAATCCTTCCACTACGCCTTTAGCCACGTAGAAATCAACAGGCACCTTCACATGTTGCCAAGGATGGGATTGCCACAAACCGGTCAGCACACCAGCCACCACTTCCTTCTCCCGGGGCAATTCACGCAAATGTGTCTCTTTTGTTAAAAACGTATGGCCTATTTCAAACAGAAATATATCTGTTTGCTTGCGGTTCTTATTATATTGTACCACTTCCAACAGACACGGGATCAATGTGGTCCGCAAATGACTGCGCTCCTCACTCATGGGCATGGCCAGCTTAATCGGTTGTACCTCTTCTGAAAACCAGCTTCCCCAAGAGGCAGAGTACTCATTGGTCAGCGAGTAAGTGACCACTTGGTTTAATCCGGCTGCTTGTAAAAAACGCTTAATCTGCTGCCGCAAACGCTGCAAAGGTGTGCGTGAACCGGGAGTTGTCCGGCCGGCCGGCAAGGTGGTTGGGATCTGATCGTAACCATACAGACGGGCAATTTCTTCTATTAAATCCTCTTCGATGCTAATATCGGACCTGCGGGTAGGGATTTCCACGTTTATTTCGTGACCTAGATTGTCATAATCAAAGTTCAGGCGGTCGAGAATGGCCGTCACCTGTCCCGTGGAAAGCTCCGTCCCCAGCACGTTGTTCAATTTGACCAGATGCAGGGAGACGCGCTGGCGCTGAAAATCTTTAACTTTTTGCTGGGCAGTGCCGGAGAACACCGTGCCGCCAGCTAACTCTGCCAAAAGAGCAGCCGCCCGGTCACACGCCTCCCTCACCCTCTCGGGATCAACACCTTTTTCAAAACGGGTACTGGCTTCAGAACGTAAGCCTAACGTTTTAGACGTGGTGCGAATGGAGAGGCCGTCAAAATACGCCGATTCCAGAATCACATCAGTCGTTTCTTCCGTCACTTCTGAATTGGCCGCCCCCATCACACCAGCGACAGCAATTACTTTTTCGGGATCGGTGATCAACAGCATCCCTTCTTCGAGGGCCCGTTCCTGATCATCCAGGGTGACAACCATTTCCCCTTGCCGGGCTTGGCGGACAATAATCTGGCCGTCTTTGACGCGGCTCGCATCAAAGGCATGCAAAGGCTGTCCATATTCAAGCATGACATAGTTGGTCACATCCACCACATTGTTAATGGGACGGACACCGGCAGCAATCAGGTAATTTTGCAGCCAGATAGGTGAAGGGCCGATTTTCACCCCGGTTACTTTACGGGCCACATAATAGGGACACAGCTCCGGTGCGTCAAGCTGGACCGTTACTTCTGAATCGGTTCTCGTCCCGCTCTCGGTCAGCTTGATCTCTGGCAACCTCACTTCCCGGTCCAAAATTGCGGCCACCTCATACGCAACTCCTAACATACTTAAACAGTCAGAACGGTTAGGAGTCAGTCCCAGTTCCAGCACGGCATCATCCAAGCCCAGGTAGCTCAAGGCGTCTTCCCCCACTTGGGCATCTTCGGGCAAGACCATGATCCCTTGCTTATGTTCATCCGCAATAAAACGTTCATCAATACCCAGCTCCTGAGCGGAACAAATCATTCCCTCTGAGACTTCACCACGTAATTTGGCTTTTTTAATCTTAAAGTTGCCGGGCAAAACAGCCCCTACCTTGGCTACAGGCACTTTTTGACCCTGGGCTACGTTTTTGGCTCCGCACACAATCTGTACAGGTTCCCCTTCTCCCAAATCAACCCGGCACACGCTTAACTTGTCCGCATTGGGATGCTGCATCCGCTCTTGGACATAACCGATCACAACCTCTTTTATTTCCTCGCCGCGTTTGATCACCTGCTCCACTTCAATACCGGACCGGGTTAATTTTTCAGCCAGTTCCTCAGGTGAGATATCACTCAAGTCCACATATTGGCTTAACCAGTTATAGGATACCAGCATGCTACTTCCTCCCTCTCTTCATTCACTATATTCGCCCGAATTGGCTTAAGAAACGTCCATCATTGGTGTAAAAGTGACGGATGTCATCAATCCCGTACTTCAACATGGCAATGCGCTCCACACCCATGCCAAACGCAAAACCGGTATACTTATTGGGGTCATAACCTGCCCGTTCCAGTACCCAGGGATGAACCATACCCGAACCCAGGATCTCAATCCAGCCGCTGTGCTTGCAGACCCGGCACCCTGTTCCGCCGCACAAGATACATGAAATATCTACTTCCGCACTGGGCTCAGTAAAGGGGAAAAAGCTTGGGCGTAGGCGGATCTGCTGGTTTTGCCCGAACATTTCCCGGGCAAACTGTAACAAGATTCCCTTTAAGTCACTCATGCTTACGCCTTCATCCACATATAAACCCTCAATTTGCATAAATTGATGGGAATGAGTGGCATCATCTGTATCACGGCGGAACACTTTGCCCGGACAGATGATTTTAACGGGCACTTGCCCTTTCATTGCCTCCATGGTACGCACCTGCACAGGGGATGTATGGGTTCGTAGCAGAATCTCTTCAGTAATATAAAAAGAGTCCTGCATGTCCCGGGCGGGATGGTTTTTGGGCAAGTTTAACGCTTCGAAGTTGTAGTAATCAGACTCCACCTCTGGGCCTTCGGCAATTTTAAAGCCCATGCCCAAAAATATGTCCTCGATTTGTTCAATCACACCGTTTAACGGATGGGTTGTGCCTTCCCGGACCGGACGTCCCGGCAGGGTCACATCCACTTTTTCCTGCTGCAATTTTTCTTCCAGTTGCTTTTGTTCCAACTCACGGATACGCGCTTCCAACTCTTCTTCAATTTGGCGGCGAATTTCATTCGCCAGCTGACCCACTTTGGGGCGCTCTTCTGCCGGGAGGGCCCCCATACCCCGCAGCACTTCGGTAATCGGGCCTTTTTTGCCCAAGTACTTCACTTTGACCTCCTGTAATTGCCTTACTTCTTGTGCAGCACCGATTTGAGCCAATGCCTCATCTTTTAAGGCAAGCAGTTTATCTTGCATCTTGTCCACCCTTTCTTAAGTGATTGTGTTTTTGATCAACAGACTCATTCCAACTCAACTTTTTCCCTAAAACAGAAAAAAGTCTCTCCCTTTTAAGGGACGAGACTTCGCGGTACCACCCTTGTTAGCCAAACATTAAATCGGTTTTGGCATGTCTTGCTGCCACAAAACTTCTGGCTCACTTCATTGGCATAACGGAATTGACCCGGTCACTGCTACCCCGTTTCCTTAAGCGGAAAGGCTCACAGGACAGCTCCGGAGGGAATTCAACAGCTTCCACCTTAGAGATGCTTCCAGCCCAAGGCATCTCCTCTCTTGAAGGGGAGAGGACTGTCTACTCTTCTCCTTCACAGCTGATCACCATATGTTGTTGTAATAGGCACATATACTCATATTCAGAGATTTATTATAAGCAAAAAATACAACTTTGGCAAATCTAACCGGCTTCTTCTTTAACAAGGAAGGTCATTCATGCGTAAATCCGCTCCAACACCCGATCAGTCACCTGCTCCGGAGAACCGTCATATACTTTATGGCCCTGCGACAAGCCAATAATACGGTCGCAGTATGTTAAAGCCAGATTTACATCATGCAGATTCAGAATGGTAGTCATCTGTTCGCTGTGATGAATCTCTTTAATCAAATCCATGACCTGTCTGCTGGTCACAGGGTCCAGACTGGCCACAGGCTCATCCCCCAAAAGCAGCTTGGGCTTTTGCATCATCACCCTGGCAATGGCCACACGCTGTTGCTGGCCACCGCTTAACTGATCCACACGTTTGTGGGCCAAATGGCCAATGCCGACTCTCTCCAGAGCAGCCATGGCCTGCTCTTTCTCCTGGGCAGAGATGATACCCAGTACATTTTTCCAGAAGGGACGGTAGCCAAAACAGCCCAACACACAATTTTGCAGAGCTGTTAAACGGGGAATCAAATGAAACTGCTGAAAAATCATCCCCATTTCCCTCCTGGCTTGGCGCAATGCTTTGCCGGACAGTTTGGTCATCTCCCTGCCGTTCCAGTTGACTCTGCCTGTGGTGGGTTTGACCAACTGATTAATGCAGCGTATCAGGGTCGACTTGCCGGCCCCACTGCGCCCTAAAATACCAACAAACTCTCCGGGCCTGATTTCAAGATGGATATCCTGCAAAGCTTGCTCTTTCTTCTTATCTGTATGATAGATCATCGTCAACTGTTCAATGACCAGCGCCATGATGGGCCTCCCTGTCGCACAAGGTCTTTGTCACTTTGTGCTGCCAAAAACCGCACAAAAACAAATGCTAAATCACTCGCTGGCGGATCAAACCCCCGACCATATCCACCAGAATCACCAGCAGCATGACAAAAATCACGTACGTGGTGACATCTGCATATTGAAACGTACGGAAGGAATTAAACAGTAACTGGCCGATACCGCCCCCGCCCAGAAAACCCAAAATAACGGAGGAGCGGATGGCCACTTCAAAGCGGTAAAAGTAATGGGAGAGGACATTGGGAATAATCTGTGGCAGAATGCCATACAAAGCAACCATCGCCCGGCCCAACCCCACAGAGCGGACTGCTTCCTGCGGACCTTTGTCACTGGCTTCCACCAGTTCGGCAATCAATTTGCCCAGCACACCGATATTATGGAGCAAGATGGCCATCACAGCAGGAAAGGGCCCCGGTCCGATGGCCATCACCAGAATCAGTCCGATGACGATATCCGGAATGGAACGCAAAAAGCTGAAAATCCCCCGGGTCAGTTGATATAACAGGCTGTTGGGGGAAGTGTTGGCTGCCGCCAGGAAGCTGAGGGGGAGCACAATGAACAGAGCCAAAAACGTCCCCAAAAAAGCCATTTGTAACGTCATTAATATGGCATTAAAAGCAGAACCGGACCGTTCCCAATTGGGCGGAAACCACAAGTCAAAGATCTCTTTAAACCGCCATAACGAATCGATCAGTTTGGGCAGATTGAAACCGGTCCCTACCGCACTCCAGACGGTAAGGACCCCCAACATAACTGCAATCAAGATGTTACGGACTGTTAACCACATGGATGGTTCACCTTAATCCAATTTACCCGTTTCTCTCATCACTTTACGGATTTCATCATAATGTTCATCGCTGGTTGTGGTAAATCCGGTGGCGCCAAAACCGCGCAAAATTTCTTCATCATCGATATTGACAAAGGTGTCCTGAATCAGTTGTATCAGTTCTTCATCCACTTCGGCAGAAACAGCCCATGGGTATTGGTACAACGGCTCTGATTCCCAAATCACTTTAAACTGGTCTTCATCCAGCTTGCCTTGCTTGATCAAAGTATTAAAATAAGCGCTGTCGATGGCCCCTGCATCCACATGCTTGTTTTGCACTGCTTGCCCGGTGGCATCATGGGATCCCAGGTAGCGCACATCTTTAAACTGATGGTTGTTCTCGTCCTCAAACACACCCCGTTCTTTTAGTTCCACACTGGGAACCAAGGAACCGGACGTTGAGTTAATATCACCAAAGGCAAAGCTGACGTTTGCGGCATCCGCAACCAATTCATCCAGCGTATCCCATGGTGCATCCACATGGGTGATAATATAAGAATGATAATAAGGCTTGCCATCAATCAACTGCGTGACAATGGCTTGGGCCCCAGAGCGCTCATTGGCGATGACATAAGTGGACGGCCCCAGATAGGCCATTTGGATATGGTGGAAATTTAAAGCTTCAACCACCGCGTTGTAATCCGGATAGACTTCAATCTCAACATCATAGGGCAAGGCCTCATCAAGAATGGCTTCCAGCTTTTGCATAGGGACTTCATAATCCCCTTCGGTCAAGGCAGGAATCACCCCGATTTTAAACACCTCAAATGACGTGTCAGCGGCAGCGTCATCTCCCTCTCCCTCAGGCACTTCCTCATTGTTTGGTACCGCTTGTTCATTAGCTGTACCGCAGGCAGTTAAAAGCAGAATAAAGGCAAACAAGATAATCGCTACTCTGTGTTTCATGCTCTCTCCTCCTATCCCATATGCTCATCTATCGCCCTAAACAAGGCCAGATAACGGTCAATTTCCCGCTCCGGGTTAAAATGCTGCTGAAACTGGGCTTTGGCGTTGTTCACCATCTGCAGGGTTTGTTCA
The DNA window shown above is from Caldalkalibacillus uzonensis and carries:
- the zapA gene encoding cell division protein ZapA, yielding MRKDPVRKVTVEIFGQKYTLKGEASEAYMKEVAHYVDEKMRELSAKNPSLDTTKTAVLTAVNLADEYFKLQQEYEDLIKLIEAETRGKQT
- the phnC gene encoding phosphonate ABC transporter ATP-binding protein produces the protein MALVIEQLTMIYHTDKKKEQALQDIHLEIRPGEFVGILGRSGAGKSTLIRCINQLVKPTTGRVNWNGREMTKLSGKALRQARREMGMIFQQFHLIPRLTALQNCVLGCFGYRPFWKNVLGIISAQEKEQAMAALERVGIGHLAHKRVDQLSGGQQQRVAIARVMMQKPKLLLGDEPVASLDPVTSRQVMDLIKEIHHSEQMTTILNLHDVNLALTYCDRIIGLSQGHKVYDGSPEQVTDRVLERIYA
- the phnE gene encoding phosphonate ABC transporter, permease protein PhnE, which translates into the protein MWLTVRNILIAVMLGVLTVWSAVGTGFNLPKLIDSLWRFKEIFDLWFPPNWERSGSAFNAILMTLQMAFLGTFLALFIVLPLSFLAAANTSPNSLLYQLTRGIFSFLRSIPDIVIGLILVMAIGPGPFPAVMAILLHNIGVLGKLIAELVEASDKGPQEAVRSVGLGRAMVALYGILPQIIPNVLSHYFYRFEVAIRSSVILGFLGGGGIGQLLFNSFRTFQYADVTTYVIFVMLLVILVDMVGGLIRQRVI
- the phnD gene encoding phosphate/phosphite/phosphonate ABC transporter substrate-binding protein, which encodes MKHRVAIILFAFILLLTACGTANEQAVPNNEEVPEGEGDDAAADTSFEVFKIGVIPALTEGDYEVPMQKLEAILDEALPYDVEIEVYPDYNAVVEALNFHHIQMAYLGPSTYVIANERSGAQAIVTQLIDGKPYYHSYIITHVDAPWDTLDELVADAANVSFAFGDINSTSGSLVPSVELKERGVFEDENNHQFKDVRYLGSHDATGQAVQNKHVDAGAIDSAYFNTLIKQGKLDEDQFKVIWESEPLYQYPWAVSAEVDEELIQLIQDTFVNIDDEEILRGFGATGFTTTSDEHYDEIRKVMRETGKLD
- the pheS gene encoding phenylalanine--tRNA ligase subunit alpha, whose amino-acid sequence is MQDKLLALKDEALAQIGAAQEVRQLQEVKVKYLGKKGPITEVLRGMGALPAEERPKVGQLANEIRRQIEEELEARIRELEQKQLEEKLQQEKVDVTLPGRPVREGTTHPLNGVIEQIEDIFLGMGFKIAEGPEVESDYYNFEALNLPKNHPARDMQDSFYITEEILLRTHTSPVQVRTMEAMKGQVPVKIICPGKVFRRDTDDATHSHQFMQIEGLYVDEGVSMSDLKGILLQFAREMFGQNQQIRLRPSFFPFTEPSAEVDISCILCGGTGCRVCKHSGWIEILGSGMVHPWVLERAGYDPNKYTGFAFGMGVERIAMLKYGIDDIRHFYTNDGRFLSQFGRI
- a CDS encoding CvpA family protein, with protein sequence MNILDFIIVGLLFIGMVIGYRRGFIMHTARLVSFIVAVIVAFRYKGQLEPLLKEWIPYPLSQLEGEWIWLAVLNAEGIFYGALAFILLFFTTKLVLHVIFRILDGISRLPGLNLANRSLGLLVGALQMAIVVFLMVHVLFFLPWETGQTLLLNSELASWLMKKSPLFSLV
- the pheT gene encoding phenylalanine--tRNA ligase subunit beta, translating into MLVSYNWLSQYVDLSDISPEELAEKLTRSGIEVEQVIKRGEEIKEVVIGYVQERMQHPNADKLSVCRVDLGEGEPVQIVCGAKNVAQGQKVPVAKVGAVLPGNFKIKKAKLRGEVSEGMICSAQELGIDERFIADEHKQGIMVLPEDAQVGEDALSYLGLDDAVLELGLTPNRSDCLSMLGVAYEVAAILDREVRLPEIKLTESGTRTDSEVTVQLDAPELCPYYVARKVTGVKIGPSPIWLQNYLIAAGVRPINNVVDVTNYVMLEYGQPLHAFDASRVKDGQIIVRQARQGEMVVTLDDQERALEEGMLLITDPEKVIAVAGVMGAANSEVTEETTDVILESAYFDGLSIRTTSKTLGLRSEASTRFEKGVDPERVREACDRAAALLAELAGGTVFSGTAQQKVKDFQRQRVSLHLVKLNNVLGTELSTGQVTAILDRLNFDYDNLGHEINVEIPTRRSDISIEEDLIEEIARLYGYDQIPTTLPAGRTTPGSRTPLQRLRQQIKRFLQAAGLNQVVTYSLTNEYSASWGSWFSEEVQPIKLAMPMSEERSHLRTTLIPCLLEVVQYNKNRKQTDIFLFEIGHTFLTKETHLRELPREKEVVAGVLTGLWQSHPWQHVKVPVDFYVAKGVVEGLLHKLGIQGVQFKAVEREHYHPGRTAEMVIGGERIGFVGQIHPHVERQLELNEVYAFELDIERLFKHLPGQVTFDPLPKFPSIQRDLAVVVAQEVIAGDLLSTIKDAGAPLLKHVHVFDVYTGEGIEAGKQSIAFSLTYLDPERTLTDEEVQEVHQRIVERLAEEWGAMLR